The following are encoded together in the Conger conger chromosome 11, fConCon1.1, whole genome shotgun sequence genome:
- the LOC133140899 gene encoding uncharacterized protein LOC133140899, which translates to MSSDDDADRGRTHEQPPGLETGTQCWRGKRNPTPRTKQMNGRDDGEPDTALFLPRAVRERGGATRAASSRSFSEESRSDNTGETLTANRDELSDSSDHVTRGDDAFVKASHSGPGPGPCPPSWDLPVSYFRAMSWDCGPPGDAWSKTHLPALEPRINGDYISEIATNLKEQDVVILSAQNDYSCYENAWVDADAFGHVLEIYNISPTFKTQDLMDALAEFSAGGLKIHRVDHAHALAVFPCTSAALRALSLTHPSIRVRNLSRGSRKSRAKALRLAELLRPLTEETHTGPSLPSAEQSC; encoded by the exons ATGTCGTCCGATGATGACGCTGACAGAGGTCGAACACACGAGCAGCCCCCAGGGCTGGAAACAGGGACGCAGTGTTGGAGGGGCAAACGCAACCCCACACCCAGAACTAAACAGATGAACGGGAGAGACGACGGAGAACCGGACACggccctcttcctccctcgGGCCGTGCGGGAGAGGGGCGGTGCCACACGTGCCGCAAGCAGCCGGAGTTTCTCGGAGGAGTCCCGCTCCGATAACACAGGGGAGACCCTTACAGCCAATCGGGATGAGCTGTCTGACAGCTCGGATCACGTGACCCGCGGGGACGACGCGTTCGTGAAGGCCAGCCActctggtcctggtcctgggcCTTGTCCTCCGTCTTGGGACCTGCCTGTTTCTTACTTCAGAGCAATGTCCTGGGATTGTGGCCCGCCTGGAGATGCCTGGAGCAAGACACACCTGCCTGCCTTAGAACCACGAATAAATGGAGATTATATCAGTGAG ATTGCCACAAATCTTAAAGAGCAGGATGTTGTGATTTTGAGCGCTCAAAATGACTACTCCTGCTACGAGAACGCGTGGGTTGACGCCGACGCCTTCGGCCACGTTCTGGAGATATACAACATCTCTCCCACGTTTAAAACCCAGGATCTGATGGACGCCCTCGCTGAATTCAG TGCGGGAGGGCTGAAGATCCACCGGGTGGACCACGCTCACGCCCTGGCGGTGTTCCCCTGCACGTCAGCAG CACTCCGTGCCCTTTCCTTAACGCACCCGTCGATCAGAGTACGGAATCTGTCCAGAGGATCGAGGAAATCCAGGGCGAAAGCTCTGAGACTTGCAG AGCTCCTCAGACCCCTGACAGAGGAGACGCACACCGGTCCCAGTCTGCCCAGCGCTGAACAGAGCTGCTGA
- the loxl2b gene encoding lysyl oxidase homolog 2b produces MRAPRSLACCLSALMCLWPLCQAQYEQWAYAMGYPEPAEELYTAPELPPDTPRIQLRLVGEKRKHNEGRVEVFYEGEWGTVCDDDFSIHAAQVVCRELGYLEAVSWFPGSKYGRGEGRIWFDNVHCTGKEKTLALCSSNGIGVSDCKHSEDVGVVCSDKRIPGFKFVNTLTNSVENMNIQVEDVRIRAILGTYRKRIPVTEGYVEVKDGGKWKQICDEQWTEMDSRVVCGMFGFPGERKYNARVYKMFARRRKHNYWDYAVNCTGTETHVSSCRLGQALLEKGNGSCEQGMPAVVSCVPGRAFAPTPMAGFRKAFRHEQPLVRLKGGAIVGEGRVEVLKNGEWGTICDDKWSLLAANVVCRELGFGTAKEALSGGQLGQGMGSVHMNEVSCSGFEKSITECSFNAESLGCSHEEDAAVRCNVPAMGFQQRLRLSGGRTPFEGRVEVLAERNGTQVWGTVCSSGWGTMEAMVVCRQLGLGFASHAFQETWYWQGAVSADAVVMSGVRCSGTEMSLQHCLHHGQHLDCPKGGARFAAGVSCSETAPDLVLNPQVVESTTYLEDRPMLMLQCAYEENCLSSSASQVPANSYRRLLRFSSQIHNNGQSDFRPKADRHTWVWHDCHRHYHSMEVFTSYDLLSLNGTRVAEGHKASFCLEDTECDEGIEKKYECANFGEQGITLGCWDTYRHDIDCQWVDISEVKPGDYIFQIIINPNYEVAETDFTNNVVKCRCRYDGHRVWMYNCHIGGSISAETEETFPGLLNNQVTHR; encoded by the exons ATGAGAGCCCCTCGCTCCCTCGCCTGCTGTCTGAGTGCCCTCATGTGTCTGTGGCCCCTCTGCCAGGCTCAGTATGAGCAGTGGGCCTACGCCATGGGCTACCCCGAGCCAGCTGAGGAGCTCTACACGGCCCCCGAGCTGCCCCCGGACACGCCCAGGATCCAGCTGCGTCTGGTGGGGGAGAAGCGCAAGCACAACGAGGGCCGCGTGGAGGTGTTCTACGAGGGGGAGTGGGGCACGGTGTGCGACGACGACTTCTCCATACACGCCGCCCAGGtggtgtgcagggagctgggctacCTGGAAGCCGTCTCCTGGTTCCCGGGCTCCAAGTATGGCCGAGGAGAAG GTCGCATCTGGTTTGACAACGTCCACTGCACTGGGAAGGAGAAGACCCTGGCCCTGTGCTCCTCCAATGGCATCGGCGTCTCGGACTGCAAGCACTCGGAGGACGTGGGGGTGGTGTGCAGCGACAAGAGGATCCCCGGCTTCAAGTTCGTCAACACCCTCACCAACAGCGTGGAG AACATGAACATCCAGGTGGAGGACGTGCGAATCCGAGCCATCCTGGGGACCTATCGCAAGCGCATCCCCGTGACCGAGGGGTATGTGGAGGTGAAGGATGGGGGCAAGTGGAAACAGATCTGTGACGAGCAGTGGACGGAGATGGACAGCCGGGTCGTGTGCGGCATGTTCGGCTTCCCCGGGGAGAGGAAGTACAACGCCAGGGTCTACAA GATGTTTGCCCGCCGGAGGAAGCACAACTACTGGGACTACGCTGTGAACTGCACGGGGACCGAGACCCACGTGTCGAGCTGCAGGCTGGGGCAGGCCCTGCTGGAGAAGGGCAATGGCAGCTGCGAGCAGGGCATGCCGGCGGTGGTGAGCTGCGTCCCAGGGAGAGCCTTCGCTCCGACTCCCATGGCAGGGTTCAGGAAGGCCTTCAGGCACGAG CAACCGCTGGTGCGCCTGAAGGGAGGGGCGATCGTGGGCGAGGGGCGGGTGGAGGTGCTGAAGAACGGGGAGTGGGGCACCATCTGTGACGACAAGTGGAGCCTCCTGGCAGCCAACGTAGTGTGCAGAGAGCTGGGCTTCGGCACCGCAAAGGAAGCCCTGTCTGGGGGCCAGCTGGGACAAG GAATGGGCTCAGTGCACATGAATGAGGTGAGCTGCTCTGGGTTTGAGAAGTCCATCACGGAGTGCTCCTTCAACGCCGAGTCGCTGGGCTGCAGCCACGAGGAGGACGCGGCCGTGAGGTGTAATGTCCCGGCCATGGGCTTCCAGCAGAGG CTGCGTCTCAGTGGCGGGCGGACCCCCTTCGAGGGCCGGGTGGAGGTGCTTGCGGAGAGGAACGGCACCCAGGTGTGGGGCACGGTGTGCAGCTCCGGGTGGGGCACCATGGAGGCCATGGTGGTGTGCAGGCAGCTGGGCCTGGGGTTCGCCAGCCACGCCTTCCAG gAGACGTGGTACTGGCAGGGGGCGGTGAGCGCCGACGCCGTGGTGATGAGTGGGGTGAGGTGCTCGGGCACGGAGATGTCCCTGCAGCACTGCCTGCATCACGGACAACACCTCGACTGCCCCAAGGGAGGGGCTCGCTTCGCGGCGGGGGTGTCCTGCTCTGAGA CGGCCCCAGACCTGGTGCTGAACCCCCAGGTGGTGGAGTCCACCACGTACCTGGAGGACCGGCCCATGCTGATGCTGCAGTGCGCGTACGAGGAGAACTGCCTGTCCTCCAGCGCCAGCCAGGTTCCCGCCAACTCCTACCGTCGCCTCCTCCGCTTCTCCTCCCAGATCCACAACAACGGCCAGTCCGACTTCCGGCCCAAAGCCGACCGCCACACCTGGGTCTGGCACGACTGCCACAG GCACTACCACAGCATGGAGGTGTTCACGTCCTACGACCTGCTCAGTCTCAACGGCACCCGGGTGGCAGAGGGACACAAGGCCAGCTTCTGCCTGGAGGACACCGAGTGTGACGAGG GCATTGAGAAGAAATACGAGTGTGCCAACTTTGGCGAGCAGGGAATCACCTTGGGCTGCTGGGATACGTACCGCCATGACATCGACTGCCAGTGGGTGGACATCTCAGAAGTCAAGCCTGGGGACTACATCTTCCAG ATCATAATTAACCCAAATTACGAAGTGGCGGAGACGGATTTCACCAACAACGTTGTGAAGTGCAGGTGTCGATACGATGGTCACAGAGTGTGGATGTACAACTGCCATATAG GTGGCTCAATCAGTGCTGAGACGGAGGAAACGTTCCCTGGGCTCCTGAACAACCAGGTGACACACAGGTAA